DNA sequence from the Candidatus Methylomirabilota bacterium genome:
CTGCGTGATGAAGCGGGCGTGCCGGAGCTACCCGCATCTTTCTCAGGCCACCCACGGTTCAAGCCGGCCTCGGCGGTCGAGCTCGTGCACGACGGGATCCGTGTGAACGTCGTGGCGTCCGACCACTCGCGCTACGTCACGGGCGCCGTCCTCGCCATGGACGGCGGCTGGACGGCGTCCTAGGCGCGATGCCCCCGGTCGTCGAGGTGGCCGCCGCGCTCATCCGTGACGAGGCCGGGCGCTACCTGATCACCCGGCGCCGCCGCAGCTCGCACCTCGAGGGGCTGTGGGAATTCCCCGGCGGCAAAATCGAGACCGGCGAGTCGCCCGAGACGGCTCTCCGGCGCGAGCTGACGGAGGAGCTCGCGGCAACGTTCAGCGTGGGCGAGAAGGTGGACACGGTGAGGTGGGAATACCCCGACCGGACCGTCGTGCTCCACTTCTACCGCTGCGCGCTCGAGTCGGGCGCGATCGAGCCCCGCGAGTCCCAGGCCATGGCGTGGGTCGCGCCCGAGCGTCTCCGGGAGTTCAGCTTCCCGCCGGCCGACCGCGAGCTGATCGCGAGGCTCGCCCGGCGCCCCGGCTAGAGGCGTGTCGGAATAACCGCCGTTCGAAGCCCCCCTCCGAGTTGACCTAGGGCGCGGCCGGCCGGGGCCCGATGGCGGCGGCGAGCGCGCCGTGGACCAGCGTGACGAGCGAGACGACGTCGAAGACCGGCCGGCCCGTCTCGCGCTGGATGTCGGCCGCGTAGGGCGGCATGTTGGTGCACTCGAGCACGAGCGCGCCGATGTCGGGGTGCTCGGCCACGAGCCGCCGCGCGACGCGGACGTGCTCCTCGCGCGCCAGGTCCACGTCGAGCACGAGCTCGTCGCCGAGGAGCACCCGCGTGAACTCCTTCTCCGTCTCCATCCCCGCGACCGCGAGCGGGATGTCGCGCCCGATCCCGGCGCCCTCGAGGTGCTCCGGCCCGAGCGTCGTCGCGTTGACGGTCATGATGCCGACGCGCCGGCCCGGCGGGAGCATGCGGTGGACCAGGGGCACGAGCAGCAGCGCCGAGGTGAAGACCGGGACCTTGACCGCGGCGGCCAGCTCTCGCTGGAACTTGACGAGGAACCCGCAGTTGGTCGTGATCGCGCCGACGCCCTCGCTCTCGAGCCGCTTCGCTCCCTCGACGAAGGCGGGCATCAGCCCCGCGGCGCCCCGGCGGACGACCAGATCGGGATCGGCGCCGGGCACCCGGTGGTACCGCACGGGGAACGGGAAGGTCGCCGCGTTGCCCATGTCGCCGGGGATGCGGGGGAAGCGCGTGTCGAGCATGAGGATGCCGACGGTGAAGCCGTACTGGTTGAAGCCGCCGCCCACGCGCCCGGACGCCATCGCCCTACTCTACCCGATCACTCGAGGAACGACAGGTCGACGACGCGCTCCATCGCCGCCTTCTCCTTCACCCACCCCATCTGGTGGAACCAGTCCTGGAAGGTCGCGATGTCCTGCGCGCGCGGGCGGGCGGCCGGGTCGATGTAGAAGGGAATGGTCGCCTTGATCGTCTCGGGCGGCACCTGCGTGTGCTTCGCGAGGATCGCCGCGACCTCGGCGTCCCTGAGGCCGCGCTCACCGTACCACTTGACACCGCGGACGTAGGCCTGGAGGAAATCGCGGGCGACCTTGGGCCGCTCCTTGATGAACCGGCCCGAGTACATGACGACGGCCACCTGGAAGGTCGCGATGGCCGGAACCTGCTCGGTGAGGAACGCGCGCACGCCGACCTTCTGCTCCTCCGCGCGCACGCCCCACGGCTCGGGCGCGATCGCGGCGTCCACGGCCTTGGCGGCCAGCGCCCGCAGGACGTCGGGATACGCGAGGTACGTCATGTCGATCGAGTCGAAGGCGAGCCCGGCGTGCTCGAGCGTCTTCGCGAGGAAGTAGTCGAGGTTGATGCCCTTGGCGCCGCTCGCGACCTTCAGGCCCTTGAGGTCCTTCACCGACCTGACCCGGCCCGACTCCCACAGGTCCTTCCGGACGACGAGCGGCACGAAACTGTACCCGAGCCGCTGCTGGCCCTTGTCGGCGACGATCCGGAAGTCCATGCCCGACGCGATCGAGTTGTAGAGGGCGGCGGAGGGCGTGCCGATCGCGACGTCGAGCTGGCCGGTCGCGAGCGGGGCGATCATCTTGGCGCCGGAGGCGAAGCGCTCGCTCTCGACGACGATCCCCTTCTCCTTGAAGAACCCCTGCTCGATCGCGACGTAGATGCCGGCGTTCGAGATCGCCGGGAGATCGCCGATCCTCACCGTCTCGTCGGCGAGCACGGGCCAGGGTGCCAGCACTACGAGGAAGAGCGCGGCGGCGGCGCGTCGCATCGCTCACTCCTCCAGGGCCCAGAGCTTCGGCGGCTCGCCGGGGAGGCCGAGGCGCGACCACTTGGCGGCGACGGACTCGTAGACGGACCGGCGGAGCTTCGTCCGCTTCGAGAACTGCTTGATGTGGCGGTGCTCCATGCACGCGTTGACGAGCGCTTTGGACCCGTAGGGGCGCTCCTCGGGCGGGTTCTGGCTGGGGTCGAGCCAGGTGGACCACGTCGATCGCAGGATGTCGATGTCCTCGATCGGGTTGCAGCGCGTGGACATCGCCCAGATCACCTGGTTGGTGTTCGACGGATCCACGTCCTCGTCCACCGCGATGATCCACTTCGAGAAGTACGCGCCGCCGGGGCACTGCGCGGCGATGGCGAGCGCCTGCGCCGCGTGGCCGGCGTAGCGCTGCTCGAGCGAGACCACGGTCATCGCGAAGCCGCCCGCCGCGGCGGGGTGGGCGTAGACGCCCTTGATGCCGGGCACGCCGAGCTTGTCGAGGTCGTTCCAGATCCGCGCCGAGCGTGCGATCGAGTACAGGAGCGCGCACTCGTTCGCCGGGTAATCGGCCATGAGCGCGTGCGTGAGGATCGGGTTGTCGCGGTAGTGCACCGCCTTGACGTCCACGAGGAACGCCAGATCCTCGGGCCGCCCGTAGTAGCCCGTGAACTCGCCGAACGGGCCCTCGAGCTTCTGGGAGCCCGGCGGAATGACGCCCTCCATGACGATCTCCGCGCGCGCGGGATAGAGGAGGCTCGTCGCCGTGCCCTTCACCAGCTCGACCGGCCGGCCGAGCAGGCCGCCGATGTAATCGAGCTCCGAGACCGTCTTGGGAAAGGTCACGCCGCCCGCGATGAACATCGCGGGCTCGATGCCCCAGCACGCCACGACCTCGCACGGCTCATTCCGCCCCCAGTAGCGCTCTATATGTAGCCGCGCGTCCTTCCCCGGTGAGAGATAGAGGCCGACCTGGTTCTTTCCCTGCACCATCTGGCGGTACGTCCCGACGTTGAGCCAGCCGCCGTCGGGGTCGCGCGTGATGATGGCGTCGCAGGTCCCGATGTACTCGCCGCCGTCCCGCGGCCAGTGCCGCGCGGCCGGGAACACGCGCACGTCCACCTTGTCGTCGCGCATGTGGTTCTCGTTGGCGACGGCGCCCTCGCCCTCGACGACGACGGGCGGGATCGGCTCGCCGAACTTCGTCCGGCAAGCGCGGATCAGCTCCATGACCGGGAGCCCCGTGGGCTCGCCGATCGCGAGGGCGAAGCGGTCCACGCTCGAGCCGATCGGGTTCCAGAGGGAGCGGAAGCCACGGGGCGACCCCTTGATGTTCTCGAAGAGGAGCGCGGGCGCGCCGATCTGCTGGTGGGCGAGATAGGTGATCGCCCCCATCTCCTCGTCGCGGCTCACCTCCTCGGTGATCCGCGTGAGCTGGCCGATCGCCTCGACCCGGGCGATCCACTCGCGCAGGTCGCGCGGCCCCGCGCCGTCCGCCCGGCGCGGCTCCCGCCTCCGACCCGCCTCGACGCCCGCCCCCATCTCTTCCATCGCGGCCCCCCTGTCCCGGGTGATGCGCCATTCTACGGCATGGCGAGCCGCAGGGCGGCCGGGGAGCGGAAACCAGGCTGGACAGCGGCGGGAGCGCGGCGTTAGGGTCGTGCCTGCGATGAAGATCGACGTCTTCCCCCACATCCTGCCTCGCCGGTATTTCGACCGGATGCTCGAGACGGCGCCGCCGGGCATGGCGCTGCAGAAGCGGATGTCGGGCATCCCGGTCCTGGTGGACGTCGAGCAGCGGTTCAGGATCATGGACCGCTACGAGGGGTACGTGCAGGTGCTGACGCTCGCGAACCCGCCGCTCGAGGTCGTGGGCGGTCCCGGCGTGAGCCCGGACCTCGCGCGCCTCGCCAACGACGAGATGGCCGCGCTCGTCGAGAAGCATCCCGACCGCTTCCCCGGCTTCGTCGCGTCGTTGCCGATGAACAACCCCGAGGCCGCCGTGCGCGAGATCGACCGCGCGATCGGCGACCTCCACGCGACGGGCATCCAGATCTTCACGAACGTGGCCGGGCGGCCGCTCGACCTGCCGGACTACCGGCCCGTCTTCGACCGGATGGCCGAGCGCGGCCTGCCCGTCTGGATGCATCCCGCGCGGCCGGCGACGGTGGCCGACTACGCGGGCGAGGCGCGGTCGAAATACGACATGTGGTGGGCCTTCGGCTGGCCGTACGAGACGTCCGTGGCGATGGGCCGGCTGGTCTTCTCCGGGATCTTCGACCGCCATCCCGATCTGAAGATCATCACCCATCACATGGGCGCCATGATCCCGTTCTGCGCGGGCCGCGTGGGCGGCGGCCTCGACCAGCTCGGGAGCCGGAGCGACGACCCCGACGACACCGCGGCGCTCGGGCGGCTCAGGAAGCGCCCCATCGACTACTTCAAGATGTTCTACGGCGACACGGCGCTCTTCGGCGCCTGGCACGCGATGGAGTCGGGCCTCGCCTTCTTCGGGGCCGACCACATCCTCTTCGGCACCGACATGCCGTTCGACCCCGAGAAGGGGCCGGGGTTCATCCGCGAGACGATCGCGGCGATGGAGCGGATGCGCGCCACGCCGGAGGAAAAGGCCAAGATCTACGAGGGAAACGCGGCTAGAATGCTGAGACTCAGGTTGAAGTGAGGACGGGGGCCCACCGATGACCAAGAAGGCGAGCATCGAGAGCACCGCCGAGGCCTATCTGGAGCTGCTCGCGGCCCGGGGCGTCGAGTACTTCTTCGGGAACGCGGGGACCGACTTCGCGCCGATCATCGAGGCGTACGCCCGCCGCGGCGCGCTCGGCCAGCTCCTGCCGCGCCCGATCACCGTCCCGCACGAGGCCCCCGCCGTCGCCATGGCCCACGGCTACGCGATGATCACCGGCCGGCCGCAGGCCGTGATGGTCCACGTCATCGTCGGCACCGCCAACGGCCTCGGCGGCGTCATCAACGCCGCGCGCGGCGGGGTCCCGATGCTCTTCACCGCGGGCCGCAACCCGATCACCGAGTTCGGCTTCCGCGGCAGCCGCGAGCGCCAGATCCACTGGGCGCAGGAGTCGTTCGACCAGGGGGCGATGGTCCGGGAGTTCGTCAAGTGGGACTACGAGCTCAGGAACTTCCCCCAGCTCGAGACCGTCGTGGACCGCGCCCTGGCGATCACCCAGGCCGAGCCCCAGGGGCCCGTGTACCTCACGCTGCCGCGCGAGGTGCTGGCCGAGCGCCACGACAGCGTCGAGTATTCCGACGTCTCGCGCGCGCCGCGCCCGAGCGACGTGGTCGCGGCCCCCGACGCGATCGAGGAGGCCGCGCGCATCCTCGCCGCGGCGAAGAACCCCGTCGTGATCACGAAGGCGCTCGGGCGCGACCCGGGCGCCGTCCAGGCGTTGGTGAGGCTCGCGGAGGTCGCGGCGCTCCCCGTCGTCGAGAACTTCCACACGCACCTCTGCTTCCCCCAGGACCACCCGCTCCACGCGGGGTTCGACTCGACGCCCCACCTCGACGAGGCCGACGCGATCGTCGTCATCGAGGCCGACGCCCCCTGGTTCCCCCAGCTCAAGAGCCCCCGGCCCGACGCCAAGCTCATCCAGATCGGCGTGGACCCGCTCTTCACGCGCTTCCCGATCCGCGGCTTCGGCGCCGACGTGGCGCTCGCCGGGACCGTGCGGCTCACGCTCGGAGCACTCGCCGACGCCCTCGCCGCGCGGGTGGACAGGCGCCTGGTGGGCGAGCGGCGGAAGCGCTGGGAGGCGGAGCACGCGCGCCGCCGGCAGGCGTGGGCCGCCGCCGCGCGGCGCGTGCAGAACGACCGCCCGATCGACATGGCCTGGCTCTCCCGGTGCGTGGGCGACGTCGTGGACGAGCGGACGATCGTGGTCAACGAGTACGACCTGGATCCGACGCAGGCGTGCTTCAGCAAGCCCGGAAGCTATTTCAACGGGCCGGCGTCGAGCGCGCTCGGCTGGGGCCTCGGCGCCGCGCTCGGGGTGAAGCTCGCGGCGCCGGACAAGACCGTCATCTGCACGGTCGGCGACGGCGCCTACATCTTCGGCGCGCCGACGGCCGCACACTTCGTCGCGCGCGCCTACGACATCCCCGTCCTCTTCATCGTGTTCAACAACCGCGCCTGGAACGCGGTCAAGCGCGCCGTCCACGGCCTGGCGCCCGACGGCTGGACGAAGAAGACGGGCTCGATACCGCTCTCCGATCTCGAGCCTGCGCCCGACTACGAGCTGGTCTGCCGCGCCTCCGGCGGCCACGCCGAGCGGGTGGAGGATCCCGCCGAGCTTCCGGGCGCGCTCGCCCGCGCGCTCCGAGCCGTCCGCGAGGAGAAGCGCCAGGCGCTCCTGAACGTGATTTGCAAGAAGCCGTGAGGAGACGCCCATGACGGTCATCGACGCCGACGGCCACGTGACCGAGTCGTACGACCAGATCGCGAAGTACCTGGACGAACCGTATCGCCGGCGCCCGCTCACCTTTCCCCTCTACACCGCGGACGGCTGGGACCGGCGGCTGATCGACAAGTTCCACGACTGGGCGGGCAACGCCGACCAGTGGCTTCGAGCGCTCGACAAGGGCGGCATGGAGCTGGCGGTGCTCTACCCGACGCTCGGCCTCTTCATGTCGTTTCTCAAGGACCGCGAGTGGGCCGTGCGGCTCTGCCGCGCCTACAACACGCTCATGCACGAGGAGTTCATCAAGGTGAGCCCGCGCCTGAAGGCGGTCGCGCTCCTGCCGGTCCAGGATCCCGCGGCGGCGGCCCGGGAGCTGAGGCGCGCGGTCCGCGAGCTGGGCCACAGCGGCGCGATGCTCGCCGCCGACGGCACGCACGTCCTCGGCGACGAGCGCTTCACGCCGATCTTCGAGGAGGCGCAGCGGCTCGACGTGATGCTCGGCGTCCACGCCTCGGGCTCGCACCTCGGCGGCGCCGGCGTGGACATGTTCCCGCGCTTCATCCAGGCGCACACGTGCTCCCACCCGTTCGGCCAGATGCGCCAGCTCACCTCGATCGTCTTCGAGGGGATCCTCGAGCGCTTCCCTGACGTCCGCATCGCGTTCCTCGAGGCGGGCGCGGGGTGGGCGCCCTACTGGATGGAGCGGATGGACGACGAGTACGCCAAGCGCGGCGACGTCGAGGCGCCGGTGCTCAAGAAAAAGCCGAGCGAGTACGTGCGGTCGGGCAAGATCTACTTCTCCTGCGAGGCGGACGAGTGGCTCCTGCCGCAGGCGCTGAAGCTCGTCGGCGAGAACCAGATCGTCTACGCCTCCGACTTCCCTCACTGGGACCACAGCTTCCCGGGCTCGATCGACGAGATCCGCGACCGCGGCGACCTCACCGACGCGCAGAAGAAGAAAGTGCTCGCCGAGAACTGCCGCGCGCTCTACAAGCTCTGAGGATCCCGGGCAAGAGGTCCGCGCTAATGAACGCCGAGGCTGCGCGGATGCATCCTCTCACGTTGCGCTTCACGGACCCGGCCCTGGAAGCCGCCTTCGCCGAGGAGCAGGCACGCAAGTCGGTGCGGCTCTTCCGCCTGGCAGCCGTCCTCGGCGGGGCCATCATCGCGTTCTGGG
Encoded proteins:
- the mutT gene encoding 8-oxo-dGTP diphosphatase MutT, which encodes MPPVVEVAAALIRDEAGRYLITRRRRSSHLEGLWEFPGGKIETGESPETALRRELTEELAATFSVGEKVDTVRWEYPDRTVVLHFYRCALESGAIEPRESQAMAWVAPERLREFSFPPADRELIARLARRPG
- a CDS encoding aspartate/glutamate racemase family protein; translated protein: MASGRVGGGFNQYGFTVGILMLDTRFPRIPGDMGNAATFPFPVRYHRVPGADPDLVVRRGAAGLMPAFVEGAKRLESEGVGAITTNCGFLVKFQRELAAAVKVPVFTSALLLVPLVHRMLPPGRRVGIMTVNATTLGPEHLEGAGIGRDIPLAVAGMETEKEFTRVLLGDELVLDVDLAREEHVRVARRLVAEHPDIGALVLECTNMPPYAADIQRETGRPVFDVVSLVTLVHGALAAAIGPRPAAP
- a CDS encoding ABC transporter substrate-binding protein; translation: MRRAAAALFLVVLAPWPVLADETVRIGDLPAISNAGIYVAIEQGFFKEKGIVVESERFASGAKMIAPLATGQLDVAIGTPSAALYNSIASGMDFRIVADKGQQRLGYSFVPLVVRKDLWESGRVRSVKDLKGLKVASGAKGINLDYFLAKTLEHAGLAFDSIDMTYLAYPDVLRALAAKAVDAAIAPEPWGVRAEEQKVGVRAFLTEQVPAIATFQVAVVMYSGRFIKERPKVARDFLQAYVRGVKWYGERGLRDAEVAAILAKHTQVPPETIKATIPFYIDPAARPRAQDIATFQDWFHQMGWVKEKAAMERVVDLSFLE
- a CDS encoding UbiD family decarboxylase gives rise to the protein MEEMGAGVEAGRRREPRRADGAGPRDLREWIARVEAIGQLTRITEEVSRDEEMGAITYLAHQQIGAPALLFENIKGSPRGFRSLWNPIGSSVDRFALAIGEPTGLPVMELIRACRTKFGEPIPPVVVEGEGAVANENHMRDDKVDVRVFPAARHWPRDGGEYIGTCDAIITRDPDGGWLNVGTYRQMVQGKNQVGLYLSPGKDARLHIERYWGRNEPCEVVACWGIEPAMFIAGGVTFPKTVSELDYIGGLLGRPVELVKGTATSLLYPARAEIVMEGVIPPGSQKLEGPFGEFTGYYGRPEDLAFLVDVKAVHYRDNPILTHALMADYPANECALLYSIARSARIWNDLDKLGVPGIKGVYAHPAAAGGFAMTVVSLEQRYAGHAAQALAIAAQCPGGAYFSKWIIAVDEDVDPSNTNQVIWAMSTRCNPIEDIDILRSTWSTWLDPSQNPPEERPYGSKALVNACMEHRHIKQFSKRTKLRRSVYESVAAKWSRLGLPGEPPKLWALEE
- a CDS encoding amidohydrolase family protein codes for the protein MKIDVFPHILPRRYFDRMLETAPPGMALQKRMSGIPVLVDVEQRFRIMDRYEGYVQVLTLANPPLEVVGGPGVSPDLARLANDEMAALVEKHPDRFPGFVASLPMNNPEAAVREIDRAIGDLHATGIQIFTNVAGRPLDLPDYRPVFDRMAERGLPVWMHPARPATVADYAGEARSKYDMWWAFGWPYETSVAMGRLVFSGIFDRHPDLKIITHHMGAMIPFCAGRVGGGLDQLGSRSDDPDDTAALGRLRKRPIDYFKMFYGDTALFGAWHAMESGLAFFGADHILFGTDMPFDPEKGPGFIRETIAAMERMRATPEEKAKIYEGNAARMLRLRLK
- a CDS encoding thiamine pyrophosphate-requiring protein gives rise to the protein MTKKASIESTAEAYLELLAARGVEYFFGNAGTDFAPIIEAYARRGALGQLLPRPITVPHEAPAVAMAHGYAMITGRPQAVMVHVIVGTANGLGGVINAARGGVPMLFTAGRNPITEFGFRGSRERQIHWAQESFDQGAMVREFVKWDYELRNFPQLETVVDRALAITQAEPQGPVYLTLPREVLAERHDSVEYSDVSRAPRPSDVVAAPDAIEEAARILAAAKNPVVITKALGRDPGAVQALVRLAEVAALPVVENFHTHLCFPQDHPLHAGFDSTPHLDEADAIVVIEADAPWFPQLKSPRPDAKLIQIGVDPLFTRFPIRGFGADVALAGTVRLTLGALADALAARVDRRLVGERRKRWEAEHARRRQAWAAAARRVQNDRPIDMAWLSRCVGDVVDERTIVVNEYDLDPTQACFSKPGSYFNGPASSALGWGLGAALGVKLAAPDKTVICTVGDGAYIFGAPTAAHFVARAYDIPVLFIVFNNRAWNAVKRAVHGLAPDGWTKKTGSIPLSDLEPAPDYELVCRASGGHAERVEDPAELPGALARALRAVREEKRQALLNVICKKP
- a CDS encoding amidohydrolase family protein, translating into MTVIDADGHVTESYDQIAKYLDEPYRRRPLTFPLYTADGWDRRLIDKFHDWAGNADQWLRALDKGGMELAVLYPTLGLFMSFLKDREWAVRLCRAYNTLMHEEFIKVSPRLKAVALLPVQDPAAAARELRRAVRELGHSGAMLAADGTHVLGDERFTPIFEEAQRLDVMLGVHASGSHLGGAGVDMFPRFIQAHTCSHPFGQMRQLTSIVFEGILERFPDVRIAFLEAGAGWAPYWMERMDDEYAKRGDVEAPVLKKKPSEYVRSGKIYFSCEADEWLLPQALKLVGENQIVYASDFPHWDHSFPGSIDEIRDRGDLTDAQKKKVLAENCRALYKL